A single genomic interval of Penicillium psychrofluorescens genome assembly, chromosome: 2 harbors:
- a CDS encoding uncharacterized protein (ID:PFLUO_003513-T1.cds;~source:funannotate), translating into MSQDLDTSQIKEWRSIITLIIFVLTNIVVLFPFHVRIYFPRWLANAILDGLGALRIVPPRKIASQPDKKPSSFVRLSVPLNFVTAPLIADLFLLAILAIGRQEVHDGTIGTDNISPIDIMAFFLTLAYIAISIDASGLIRYLAFKVLQKGGDVGHRLFFFLYAFFFGLGSFIGNDPIILSGTAFLAYMTRVSRNIVHPRAWIHSQFAVANIASAILVSSNPTNLVLAGAFKIKFIVYTANMIVPVVVTAIVIFPFLLYIIFADVSLIPLSIEMHELSDEAKAKKPVNPNIPHARGNDDEAEEDNPEQIKSLSLEEIMNPFLDKGGAAFGAVIMAATLVTLLVLNAATDSGHERPVYWVTLPAAFVMLCWDLASGWIYRHETREIAAKGRRELEIARERRKSICASPEQKVLDRTQPNVHDLSSKSPDTKHTNGTSLDATADGSTGIKTPHVDCETPVSASVIAEKEEPFPDMLPQATLETSSKERALMTSPGGLDVPPTDEIDEETRGAVYNPEGKTPTTLVSLTADVYRWLQETFPTVTVVMSHLPFPLIPFALSMFVLVQALVTKGWVPVFAYGWDRWVNKTGAVGAIGGMGFLSVILCNFAGTNIGTTILLSRVIQAWEEIHKQNHIPISDRDFWATVYSMALGVNYGAFSTSFSASLAGLLWRDILARKHIRVGSIEFVRVNLPIIAVAMAVGCTVLTGEVYIVRKTTPHDLRV; encoded by the exons ATGTCCCAAGACCTGGACACCAGCCAAATCAAAGAATGGCGGTCCATCATCACTCTCATCATCTTTGTTTTAACGA ATATTGTTGTGCTTTTTCCCTTTCACGTCCGAATATACTTTCCACGATGGCTGGCCAACGCAattctggatggcctggGTGCATTGCGCATAGTACCCCCCCGCAAAATTGCCTCGCAACCCGATAAGAAACCAAGCTCGTTCGTGCGGCTTAGCGTACCTCTCAACTTCGTGACGGCACCATTAATAGCAgatctcttccttctggCTATCCTAGCCATTGGTCGACAAGAAGTACACGATGGAACCATCGGCACGGACAACATCTCTCCCATCGACATTATGGCATTCTTTCTCACGTTGGCTTATATTGCCATCTCAATTGATGCTTCCGGTCTCATCAGGTATCTGGCCTTCAAGGTGCTTCAGAAAGGAGGCGACGTGGGTCACCgattattcttcttcctctatgccttcttctttgggCTCGGCAGCTTCATTGGAAATGACCCCATTATTCTGTCCGGTACAGCCTTTCTCGCGTACATGACCCGCGTGTCAAGAAACATTGTCCATCCCCGAGCCTGGATCCACAGCCAGTTCGCCGTGGCCAACATCGCCTCGGCCATTTTGGTCTCTTCCAATCCCACCAATCTGGTGCTTGCTGGTGCTTTCAAGATCAAATTCATCGTGTACACCGCCAACATGATTGTCCCAGTGGTAGTGACCGCCATCGTCATTTTCCCCTTCCTGCTATACATCATCTTTGCAGACGTATCTCTGATCCCGCTCTCTATTGAAATGCACGAGCTCTCCGACGAggccaaagccaagaagcCCGTGAATCCCAATATTCCTCACGCCAGAGGTAacgacgacgaggccgaagaggacAATCCCGAGCAAATCAAATCACTTTCCCTAGAAGAAATTATGAACCCCTTCTTGGATAAAGGAGGCGCCGCGTTTGGTGCTGTCATTATGGCCGCCACTCTCGTTACCCTTCTTGTGCTTAACGCCGCGACCGACTCTGGCCATGAGCGTCCAGTGTATTGGGTAACCCTACCTGCCGCTTTTGTCATGCTCTGTTGGGACCTTGCGTCTGGGTGGATTTATCGGCACGAGACACGCGAAATTGCTGCCAAGGGCCGACGGGAGCTCGAAATTGCTCGAGAACGGCGAAAATCAATTTGTGCTTCGCCGGAACAAAAGGTACTCGATCGCACGCAACCTAATGTACATGACCTTTCTTCAAAGAGCCCGGATACAAAGCATACAAATGGCACATCACTCGACGCCACCGCCGACGGAAGCACCGGCATTAAAACGCCTCATGTGGACTGTGAAACGCCTGTGTCAGCTTCGGTCATTGCTGAAAAGGAGGAGCCTTTCCCCGATATGCTGCCACAAGCTACACTCGAGACTAGCTCGAAAGAACGGGCTCTCATGACCTCGCCTGGGGGCCTAGACGTACCGCCAACGGATGAGATCGATGAGGAGACACGAGGAGCGGTTTACAACCCCGAGGGAAAAACGCCAACGACTCTGGTATCACTCACTGCTGATGTCTACCGGTGGCTACAGGAGACATTTCCCACCGTCACAGTAGTCATGTCCCACCTGCCATTCCCACTGATTCCATTTGCGCTATCCATGTTTGTCCTCGTGCAAGCACTTGTGACCAAGGGGTGGGTGCCAGTATTTGCGTATGGATGGGATCGCTGGGTCAACAAGACTGGAGCAGTTGGGGCAATTGGCGGCATGGGGTTTTTGTCTGTGATCCTATGCAAC TTTGCCGGAACAAACATCGGgaccaccatcctcctctcccgcgTTATCCAAGCGTGGGAAGAAATCCATAAACAAAACCACATTCCCATCAGTGATCGCGACTTCTGGGCTACAGTGTACAGCATGGCTCTGGGTGTGAACTACGGCGCATTTAGCACATCGTTCAGTGCATCATTGGCTGGTCTGCTCTGGCGCGATATCCTGGCGAGAAAACATATCCGCGTGGGCAGTATTGAGTTTGTTCGGGTCAATCTGCCTATTATTGCTGTTGCGATGGCGGTTGGGTGCACGGTTCTGACGGGCGAGGTCTATATTGTGAGGAAAACCACACCTCACGACCTACGGGTATGA